The genomic DNA GCCGCGCACCGGCACACCGGCGCCAGGCCCGCGGCGAACCTCTTCGCCAGCGTCTCGCCGAGGAAGAAGTCCATCAGCTCCGGCAGCAGCACGGAGGGCGAGTTCGGACCGCCCGGGGACCGCTTGGCCGCCTGGCCAGGCGGGACGATGTGCCGCACGCTGCTGGTGGCGCCGAAAGCGGTGAACGCCGCCCCGTGGGCCAGAGCCCCGAACGCCGCGAGGTCGGCACGCAGCAGCGCGGTCCCGGGGACCTCCGCCAGCAGCCGCTTGAGGTTGCCCACCGCCTGGGAGAAGCCGGCCAGCGGGTCCATCTGCCCGCCGAGCATGACCGCTTTGGGGTTCGGTACGACATTGAGCCAGGCGATCAACTGTCCGACAGCGTCGTCGCGCAGCCACGCCACGTCCACCGGCACACTGAAGAAGACGTGGGGGTCCTCGAGCTTGAGAACCTGGTGGACGGCGGCCTTGAGGGCGTCGGAGTCTTCCGCGTGCAGATATCCGGTGGGCGTCATGGCCGCCGTCGCGCCCGCACGGTGGCCCACCTGCTCCTCGATCGACAGCTGCAGCGGGTCGCCGAAGGCCAGCTGGCCTTGCGAGACGTCGGGAAATGGGTCGTCCTCGCTGGCCGCCGCCACGGTGTAGACGGCGGGATCCGCCAGCAGCGGTCCCGTGAACCCTTCCTCGCGCAGTTTGCGGACCTTCGCCGCCGCCCCTGCCCCGCTGACGACAAGCCCGCTGCGCACCGGATCGAGCTGCTCGCGGATATAGCCGACGCGGCTCACTCCGGCCTGCAGCAGCATCCGACCTCGCAACTGCTCGGGTACAGAGGGCGGTTGGGTGAGAGGAGGGTCGGGAGGCTCCGCGGGATCGGAACCGGCGCCCGGGCGCGGGGAGGGGAACGACTCAGTCATGGCCTCACCTTCGAAGCGGAATCCACCGCCGCGCCTTCGCGCGGGGCGTACAGCAGCTGGAAGTCCTCGGGCAGCAGCCGGGCACAGCGGGCCAGCTCTTCCTCGCTCATCCCCGCGGTCAGAGCGGAGCGGATCAGCCCGGGGACGTATCGGGGCCGCTCCCGGTCTATCTCGACCGGTTCGGCCGTGCGGTAGCCCAGCGCGGACATCTCCACCATCACACTGCGGTACTGCCAATCCGTGACGATGTTCAGACTCTGCGCCCGGCGCAGCAGCGCGGCCATCGACACCTTCCACTCCCGCTTCAGCCGGGCCAGCAGTTCCAGGTCGACGCGGGGCGCGAAGGCGGAGTGGATGTCACGCGCGGGCATGAGGAACTCGGCGGCGAATTCGTCGGCTTGCCGCTCCTGTATGGCGCTGTCGCCGGGGGACTGGTGCAGGACCAGGTGCCCCAGCTCGTGCGCCAGGCTGAAGCGGTAGCGGTCTGCGGGCGCGTGGTGGTTGGCCAGGATGAGCGGCGGCTGCGTGCCGTCCCACTGGCTGACCGCATCGAGCCGGCCGCTGCCCAAATCACGCGCGACCACCAGAACTCCAGCCGTCTCCAGGGATGCGGTGAGGTCCGCCGCTGGGCCCGGCGGCATGCCCCAGGCCTTGCGGACCTGCCGGGCTGCATCCTTGGCGGCGGTCAGGGCGTCGAGTGCGACAGTGGGAATGGCGGCGGCCCGCACGCCGAGACCGGCTCGGCACGCGGCGATGCCCTCCAACTGAACCCGTGTCAGGGCGAGATGGGCATGTTGGCGCCGAAGGGCGGAGACGGTCAACGACGCACGCTTGCGGTGGTGGACGAGCCCCACGCCGACCCCATGCACCTGCGGATCCAGACACAGCAGCTCCGGCGGATACCCCAACGCCGCCGCATAGAACTCCAGCCGCTCTCCTGAGACCGCCAGCCGGCCGCTCTCAGCGCGGCTCACGTACCCCTGCGACACCGCCGCGTCACCGCCGGAGGCCTTCATCATCGCCTCAGCCACGTCGGCTTGTGTCATGCCGCGGAACTCGCGGGCCACCACCAGCATCCCCGGCTGCGCCGAATGTACGTCGCTCACGTCGTACCACCTCAGATCAGACCTCAAAAGATTATCCTCAAATATTCCTCTGTGTATCGAAGTTGACAAAATTGACAGAACGTCAAGGCGGGTGGCTGGGGGATGGGCGGGCGGCGTGACGCCGCTCGTTCACGCGGATGACTGCTCCTGGAACCCGAGACGAGGCTCGATCGGCCGTGACGCCCTCGGCGAAGTGCTCCGCCATGGCGGCCGCGACGTCCCGGGTCTCGATCCTCCGCTCCCGACTCCCGGCCGCAGGACCGTGCTGTTCCGGTCCGCGCCGGTCAAGACGTACGCCGCGAGGCCGTGCCGGCGCAGCGCCCGGCTTCTGCGGGATGCGGCGTTCCAGCCCCGGCGCGGAGAGTCCCGCCTTGCCCCGAGCCAGACCCTAACTGACACAAAACGGGGAGCTGTAGCTTTGCGTCCCTCTAAGATGACTGCCTGCGATGAGTGCTCAGGCGCCTCATCCGCACGCGTAACGCCCGCACGCCACACCCCTGCCCGTCGCCCGGCGGAGCGGGGAGATACGGAGCAGCTCGACCGTGCACCTCATCCGCTTCTCCGCGTGCGGGTTCCGCTCGCTGACCCATGTGCAGGACATCCCGGTCAGCAGCCCGACGATCCTGGCCGGCCGCAACGACGGCGGCAAGAGCGCGGTCCTGGCCGCGCTGGCCTTCCTGCTGGGCGAGCACCGTCTGACGGACGAGGACCGCACCTACCAGCAGGACGAGGGCGTCAAGGGACAGCGCTGCGCGGAGACATGGGTGGAGGGCGTCTTCCGCTTGGACACCGTCGAGCAGGCCGCCGCCCCCTTACCGGCGGAGCTCCGCATCCGGCGCCGCTCACGGGCCGGTGAGGCGGCGTGCTGGGAGTTCTTCGGATCGCAGCCCGCCGACAGCCGTCTGCAGGGCCTGGGTCGGCTGATGAAGAAGGACCTGACTGAACTGGTCGCCGAGTTCGGACTTGCCCCGTCGGGCACGCTGAAGGAAGACCTGCTGGCCGCGCTCACCGCACACGCCGCGACCGTCCCGCAGACCGAGCAGTGGCAGCCGCTGCCGAAAGACCTCGAGGCACGGCTGCCGCGGCTGCTGGCGTTCGGCGGCAAGGACGAGAGCCCGGACGACGCGGTGCGCACCGCGCTGAGCAGCTGCTACGAGACCCACCTGGAGGACGAGACCCTCCAGGGACAGGTCCGGGAGATCGAGAAGGAGATCACGCAGCGGCTGGAGAAGGAAGCGGACTCCCTGTGCCGGCACATCCGCCAGCACTGCCGTGAGTTCGTCGGCGTGGAGGTCAAGCCCGAGGTCTCCTTCAAGGGCGGCTTCAAGAGAGCGCCGCTGGAGGTCTCCAAGGCCGACGGCGAGCCTGTGGATCTGACCCGCTCGGGCCAGGGCAGCACCCGGCGCATCGCCCTCGCCGTGTGGGAGTGGACCAGCAGCCTACTCGAAAGCAGTGAACTCGCCGCGACGGGGGAGCAGGACGAACCGCAGCCCACCCAGACCATCGTCGTCTACGACGAGCCCGACACCCACCTCGACTACCGCCACCAGCGCACCGTCATGGACATCATCCGCAAGCAGTGCGCCCTGCCCCACGTCAGCGTCATCGTCGCCACCCACTCGATGAACCTCATCGACGGCGTCGACATCGCCGACGTCGTCCACCTCAAGCTCAGCGACAGCGGCCGCACCCTCGTCGAGCGCCTCGACGGCGACACCCACGACGGCATCGACTTCCACCTCGGACAGATCGCCGCCGCGGTGGGACTGCGCAACTCCGTCCTGCTGCACGAACGCTGCTTCCTGGCAGTCGAAGGCCCCACCGAGCAGCAGTGCGTGCCCCTGCTCTTCCGCCTCTCGCAGGGACTGCCCCTGCAGGCGGCCGGCATCGCCCTGTGGGCCTGCGACAACAACGAAGGAGCACTCCACCTCGCGGGCTACCTCGTCAAGCACCATCGCACCGTCATGCTGATGGTCGACGCCGACAGCCGCGCAAATAGGCACTTCAAAACCGAGAAACTCATCAAAGCC from Streptomyces sp. CB09001 includes the following:
- a CDS encoding XRE family transcriptional regulator — encoded protein: MSDVHSAQPGMLVVAREFRGMTQADVAEAMMKASGGDAAVSQGYVSRAESGRLAVSGERLEFYAAALGYPPELLCLDPQVHGVGVGLVHHRKRASLTVSALRRQHAHLALTRVQLEGIAACRAGLGVRAAAIPTVALDALTAAKDAARQVRKAWGMPPGPAADLTASLETAGVLVVARDLGSGRLDAVSQWDGTQPPLILANHHAPADRYRFSLAHELGHLVLHQSPGDSAIQERQADEFAAEFLMPARDIHSAFAPRVDLELLARLKREWKVSMAALLRRAQSLNIVTDWQYRSVMVEMSALGYRTAEPVEIDRERPRYVPGLIRSALTAGMSEEELARCARLLPEDFQLLYAPREGAAVDSASKVRP
- a CDS encoding AAA family ATPase, which translates into the protein MHLIRFSACGFRSLTHVQDIPVSSPTILAGRNDGGKSAVLAALAFLLGEHRLTDEDRTYQQDEGVKGQRCAETWVEGVFRLDTVEQAAAPLPAELRIRRRSRAGEAACWEFFGSQPADSRLQGLGRLMKKDLTELVAEFGLAPSGTLKEDLLAALTAHAATVPQTEQWQPLPKDLEARLPRLLAFGGKDESPDDAVRTALSSCYETHLEDETLQGQVREIEKEITQRLEKEADSLCRHIRQHCREFVGVEVKPEVSFKGGFKRAPLEVSKADGEPVDLTRSGQGSTRRIALAVWEWTSSLLESSELAATGEQDEPQPTQTIVVYDEPDTHLDYRHQRTVMDIIRKQCALPHVSVIVATHSMNLIDGVDIADVVHLKLSDSGRTLVERLDGDTHDGIDFHLGQIAAAVGLRNSVLLHERCFLAVEGPTEQQCVPLLFRLSQGLPLQAAGIALWACDNNEGALHLAGYLVKHHRTVMLMVDADSRANRHFKTEKLIKAGLDLTKQVSYVGESQGYNELEELFSDLQWAAAANAHWPRPEGQPWSADDFSEHRGGKFSERILYMIKQQAAESSPNGKADMLYALVSMLTTPEEVPQQLRDIFTEVQALAC